A portion of the Oxynema aestuarii AP17 genome contains these proteins:
- the panB gene encoding 3-methyl-2-oxobutanoate hydroxymethyltransferase, giving the protein MPVTPQDLNQWKQQGRRIVALTAWDYASARLLDRSGVDLILVGDSLAMVSLGYETTLPLTLDEMLHHAKAVRRGVVNALTVVDLPFLTYQESPEQALHCAGRILKETGAQAVKLEGGYPEMVATVSRLVRVGIPVLGHVGLTPQSVHQLGYRKQGKTPEAGERILNEAIALEEAGAFGVVLEHIPAPLAQRITDRLAIVTIGIGAGPHCDGQILVTHDLLGLSDRQPPFAKVYANLQHTIGEAIAQYSTEVKEGRFPEA; this is encoded by the coding sequence ATGCCAGTTACCCCCCAGGATTTGAACCAATGGAAACAGCAGGGGCGTCGGATTGTGGCGCTTACTGCATGGGATTACGCTTCGGCGCGGTTGCTCGATCGCTCCGGAGTCGATCTGATCCTCGTTGGAGACTCATTAGCGATGGTGTCGTTGGGGTATGAAACGACCTTACCCCTGACCCTCGATGAAATGCTACACCATGCCAAAGCCGTGCGGCGCGGGGTGGTCAATGCCCTCACCGTAGTCGATTTACCGTTTTTGACCTATCAAGAAAGTCCCGAACAAGCTTTGCACTGTGCGGGACGGATCTTGAAAGAAACCGGGGCGCAAGCGGTGAAGTTAGAAGGGGGTTATCCTGAGATGGTCGCTACAGTCAGCCGTCTGGTTCGCGTCGGAATTCCGGTACTCGGTCACGTGGGGTTGACCCCCCAATCGGTGCATCAGTTGGGCTATCGCAAGCAAGGAAAAACCCCGGAAGCGGGGGAAAGAATTTTAAACGAGGCGATCGCCCTTGAAGAAGCGGGAGCGTTTGGGGTGGTGTTGGAACATATTCCAGCACCATTAGCCCAGCGCATTACCGATCGCCTCGCGATCGTGACGATCGGCATCGGTGCGGGTCCCCATTGTGACGGTCAAATTTTAGTCACTCACGATTTACTCGGACTGAGCGATCGCCAGCCGCCCTTTGCCAAGGTTTATGCCAATTTGCAGCACACCATTGGCGAGGCGATCGCCCAATACAGCACGGAAGTTAAAGAAGGTCGCTTCCCGGAGGCATAA